DNA from Flavobacteriales bacterium:
CCCTTTCGCCTTGGAGTTCCATCCGCGCATCACCGTGCATGAGCGGGCATCGCTTTCGGACGATGGCCTCTTGGCGCTGGTCCGTCGGCTGCGTCCTGGCCTGGTGATCACCAGCGGCTGGGTGGACGCCGGCTACCTCAGGGCTAGCGCAGCCGCCAAGCGCGCCGGTGCGGTCTCAGTCATCGCGCTTGACACCGCGTGGCGCGGCCATTGGAAGCAATGGGCCAACGCCTTGGCGGCGCGGTGGAGGCTGCACCGGGCCTTCAGCCATGCCTGGGTCACGGGCCGGGCGCAGGCCCGCTATGCGTTGCGGCTCGGCTTCGCGGAAGAGCGCATCCGCACGGGATTCTACGCAGCCGACACCCCGCTCTTCCTGCCCCTCGGCGAGCGCCTCCTGGCGGAGCGCGCCAGCGGCTGGCCGCACCGCTTCCTCTGCGTGGCGCGCTATATCCCCACCAAGGGCCAGCAGCTGCTCTGCGATGCCTTCGCCGAGCTGTGTGATGCCGGGGAGGCAGGTGACTGGGAGCTCTGGCTGGCGGGCACCGGTGAACTGCACGATCAAGTGGTGGCTTCGCCGTCCGGGCGCCATGCGCGGATCCGCCACCTCGGATTCAAGCAGCCCGGCGAGATGGAGCCGGTAGTGGCGCAGTGCGGCGCCTTCGTGCTGCCCAGCACCTATGAGCCGTGGGGCGTGGTCGTGCACGAGCATGCATGCGCCGGCCTGCCACTGGTGCTCAGCTCCGCAGTGGGCGCGGCCGAGCGTTTCCTGCAGGAGGGGGAGAACGGATTCCGTTTCATCGCCGGCGACAAGGCCACCCTCAAGACCATCCTCCGCATGCTGGTGCTGAGCAGCGATGCCGAGCTGCGCGGCATGGGGCGGCGCAGCCTGGAACTGGGCATGGCCTGGAGCCCCCAGGCATGGGCTGAAACCGCAGCCGATCTCATGGGAGGGGCTACGCACTCCTCCCGCATCATCCCGTCGTCATTGTCCAGCCGATGAACAAGCCCCAAGTGCTCGTTTTCATCGATTGGTACAAGCCCTTCTTCAAGGCGGGCGGACCGGTGCGGAGCATGGTGAACCTCGTGGATCACCTGCACGGCCGGATCGACTTCCACATCGTCACTGGCGACCGCGACTATACCGAGAAGTCGCCGCCGAAGGGAATCATCCGCGATCAGTGGATCTCGGCGGATCGCGGCGAGCGCGTCTGGCATGCCTCACCGAAGCAGCGGACCTTGAAGCAGTGGAGAGCCCTGTTGGAGGAGCGGGCTTGGAACGTGGTGTACATCAACGGCCTTTATTCCAAGTGGAGCACCATCGCGCCGCTATGGATCCTGCGACGCTCCAAGCAGCGACGCATCGTGGCCGTGCGCGGCATGCTGGCACGTGGGCCCATGAAGCAGAGCGCAGCCAAGAAGCGCGCCTTCCTGCTGGCCATGAAGACCACGGGTTGCTTCCGGGGCGTGGAGTTCCAGGCCACGAATGCGGAAGAGGTCGATGACATCAAGCGCTGGATCGGCAAGGAGGTGAAGGTGCACCTGGTGCCCAACCTTGGTCGGAAGCTCGAGCAACAGGAGCCTATGTCGATCGGGAAGAAGCCGGGCGAGCTCCGTTTGGTGAGCGTAGGCCGCATCGCACCGGAGAAGAACACGCTCTTCGCGATCGAGCGCTTGATGAAGCTCGAAGGGAATGTCCGCTTCGACCTGTACGGCACCGTGTATGACCAAGCCTATCACCAACGATGCTTGGAAGCGGTGGCGAAGCTGCCGCAGAACGTTGCCGTGGTCATGCACGGCCACATCGGTCAGGATCGCGTTGCGCATGTGATCGGCGAGGCGCACGCCGTCTTCATGCCCAGCGTGGGTGAGAACTTCGGGCACACCATGCTGGAGGCGCTGGTGGCGGGCAGGCCGTTGCTCATCAGCGATCGCACGCCGTGGAAAGGGCTGGAAACGAAGAGCGCGGGCTGGGACCTGCCGCTGGAAGAGCCGGAGAAGTTCGATTCGTTACTGGCGCAATTGGTCGGAATGGATGGATCCGCCTATGAGGTGTGGGCGTTGGGCGCTTCCGCTTTGGGCAAGCGATATTTGACCGATGCCACGGGCTTGGAACGAAGCCTGGCGATGTTCATGTCATGACCCGTCCCACCGTCGATCTCTCCCGCTTCGACAACTCGAAGACCTTCGATCCCGGAGCAGGCGTTGTGAAGCGCACGCTCTGGTACTTCACCAACGCGCTCTTCTTCCTCAATCCGGGCTTCCCGTTCCGCTCGCCGAAGCCCGCGCTATTGCGCCTGTTCGGTGCCAGGGTGGGGAAGGGCGTGGTGATCCATCCCGGCGTGAACATCAAGTTCCCGTGGAAGCTGCGCATCGGCGATCACAGCTGGATCGGCCAACGCGCCTGGCTGGACAACCTGGACACGCTCACCATCGGCAGCAACGTCGTCATCAGCCAAGGCGCCATGATCATCCAGGGCAGCCACGATTACAAGAAGGTCGATTACCCCACGTACAGCAAGCCGGTGGTGCTGGAGGATGGCAGCTGGGTGGGAGCGGGAGCCATCGTCACATTGGGCGTTACGCTGAAGAGCCACAGCGTACTGGCCGTAGGCAGCGTGGCCACGAAGGACCTGGAGGCCTATACGATCTACCAAGGCAATCCGGCGGCGGCGGTGCGGGAAAGGGTGATCGAGCCGATCAGCGGTCCACATGGAGCCATAAGAGACCAATTCAACCAATCGTGAAGAAGCTCATCAATGCGCCGTTCCCTATCCTCGTCATCGTGGTCATTCTTGGGGGCGCGCTGCTCAAGGGATTCGACTTCGCCACGCTGCGATTCGATCACACTCCGCTGGCCTTGGTCTACATGTTGGCACTTGGAACGGCGCTGTTCTTCATCCTGCGTCGCAATCG
Protein-coding regions in this window:
- a CDS encoding glycosyltransferase family 4 protein; protein product: MNKPQVLVFIDWYKPFFKAGGPVRSMVNLVDHLHGRIDFHIVTGDRDYTEKSPPKGIIRDQWISADRGERVWHASPKQRTLKQWRALLEERAWNVVYINGLYSKWSTIAPLWILRRSKQRRIVAVRGMLARGPMKQSAAKKRAFLLAMKTTGCFRGVEFQATNAEEVDDIKRWIGKEVKVHLVPNLGRKLEQQEPMSIGKKPGELRLVSVGRIAPEKNTLFAIERLMKLEGNVRFDLYGTVYDQAYHQRCLEAVAKLPQNVAVVMHGHIGQDRVAHVIGEAHAVFMPSVGENFGHTMLEALVAGRPLLISDRTPWKGLETKSAGWDLPLEEPEKFDSLLAQLVGMDGSAYEVWALGASALGKRYLTDATGLERSLAMFMS
- a CDS encoding glycosyltransferase family 4 protein: MAENHAPRSKGPVLVLYTELAPYVLACLNSLVERTGTELHLVRWPVNSEAPFALEFHPRITVHERASLSDDGLLALVRRLRPGLVITSGWVDAGYLRASAAAKRAGAVSVIALDTAWRGHWKQWANALAARWRLHRAFSHAWVTGRAQARYALRLGFAEERIRTGFYAADTPLFLPLGERLLAERASGWPHRFLCVARYIPTKGQQLLCDAFAELCDAGEAGDWELWLAGTGELHDQVVASPSGRHARIRHLGFKQPGEMEPVVAQCGAFVLPSTYEPWGVVVHEHACAGLPLVLSSAVGAAERFLQEGENGFRFIAGDKATLKTILRMLVLSSDAELRGMGRRSLELGMAWSPQAWAETAADLMGGATHSSRIIPSSLSSR
- a CDS encoding WcaF family extracellular polysaccharide biosynthesis acetyltransferase; translated protein: MTRPTVDLSRFDNSKTFDPGAGVVKRTLWYFTNALFFLNPGFPFRSPKPALLRLFGARVGKGVVIHPGVNIKFPWKLRIGDHSWIGQRAWLDNLDTLTIGSNVVISQGAMIIQGSHDYKKVDYPTYSKPVVLEDGSWVGAGAIVTLGVTLKSHSVLAVGSVATKDLEAYTIYQGNPAAAVRERVIEPISGPHGAIRDQFNQS